From one Pseudomonas sp. B21-048 genomic stretch:
- a CDS encoding MFS transporter, giving the protein METRSFSAAERLERLPVSGYHRIIFVIIALAFFFDSMDLAMMTFLLGSIKTEFGLSTAQAGLLASSSFFGMVMGASLSGMLADRFGRKPVFQWSIVLWGIASYLCSTAQNVETLTLFRILLGIGMGMEFPIAQSMLSELIPANRRGRYIALMDGFWPLGFVAAGVLSYFLLPVIGWRDIFLVLAVPAVFVLAIRFFIPESPRWLEQTGHHDAADKVLRGIEARVRASLGRADLPEPIRLPRVASQPGTFFSALREIWSPQYRQRTMMIWSVWFFALLGFYGLTSWLSALLQQSGFAVTQSVYYTVLISLGGIPGFLMAAWLVERWGRKPVCVVTLLGGGVMAFLYGQSAVFGGNVSLLIASGLLMQFFLFGMWAVLYTYTPELYPTSARATGSGFASAIGRVGSLLGPLVTGLVFPMTGQGGVFALGAMCFAIAAGVVWMFGMETRGKTLEELSETTVG; this is encoded by the coding sequence ATGGAAACACGAAGCTTCAGCGCGGCAGAACGACTGGAACGGCTGCCCGTCAGCGGTTATCACCGCATCATTTTCGTCATTATTGCCCTGGCGTTTTTCTTCGACTCCATGGACCTGGCGATGATGACCTTCCTCCTCGGTTCGATCAAAACCGAGTTCGGCCTGAGCACGGCGCAGGCCGGATTGCTGGCCAGTTCGAGTTTCTTCGGCATGGTCATGGGGGCATCGCTGTCCGGCATGCTGGCCGACCGCTTCGGGCGCAAACCGGTGTTCCAGTGGAGCATTGTGCTGTGGGGCATCGCCAGCTACCTGTGCTCCACGGCGCAGAATGTCGAAACGCTGACGCTGTTCCGAATTCTGTTGGGGATTGGCATGGGCATGGAGTTTCCGATTGCCCAGTCGATGCTGTCGGAGCTGATTCCGGCAAACAGACGTGGGCGTTACATCGCGTTGATGGATGGTTTTTGGCCGCTCGGTTTCGTCGCGGCCGGAGTGCTGTCGTACTTCCTGTTGCCGGTGATTGGCTGGCGCGACATTTTTCTGGTATTGGCGGTGCCGGCGGTGTTCGTCCTGGCGATTCGTTTTTTCATCCCCGAGTCACCGCGCTGGCTGGAGCAGACCGGGCATCATGACGCGGCGGATAAGGTCTTGCGCGGCATCGAAGCTCGGGTTCGGGCTTCACTGGGTCGTGCGGATTTGCCTGAGCCCATTCGTCTGCCCCGGGTGGCGAGTCAACCGGGCACTTTCTTCTCTGCGCTACGGGAGATCTGGTCGCCGCAGTATCGCCAGCGCACGATGATGATCTGGAGCGTGTGGTTCTTCGCCTTGCTGGGTTTCTATGGCCTGACGTCCTGGCTCAGTGCGCTGTTGCAACAATCGGGTTTCGCCGTGACTCAATCGGTGTATTACACGGTGCTGATTTCTCTCGGCGGGATTCCCGGTTTTCTCATGGCTGCCTGGCTGGTGGAGCGTTGGGGTCGTAAGCCGGTGTGCGTCGTGACGTTGCTAGGCGGCGGGGTCATGGCGTTTCTTTATGGCCAGAGTGCGGTGTTCGGCGGCAACGTCAGCCTATTGATCGCGTCTGGGCTGCTGATGCAGTTTTTTCTGTTCGGCATGTGGGCGGTGCTCTACACCTACACCCCTGAGTTGTACCCGACGTCGGCACGCGCCACGGGCTCGGGGTTCGCTTCGGCCATCGGCCGCGTGGGGTCGTTGCTCGGGCCGTTGGTGACCGGGTTGGTGTTCCCGATGACCGGGCAGGGCGGAGTGTTTGCGCTGGGGGCGATGTGTTTTGCGATTGCGGCGGGGGTGGTGTGGATGTTCGGGATGGAGACCCGGGGCAAGACGTTGGAAGAGTTGAGCGAAACCACTGTGG
- a CDS encoding acetyl-CoA C-acetyltransferase: protein MTQLRRVAIIGGNRIPFARSNGPYATASNQAMFTAALEGLIERYNLHGVRMGEVAAGALLKYLRDYGLTRECVLGSRLSPMTPAYDIQQACGTGLEATLLVANKIALGQIECGIAGGVDTASDVPIGVNESLRKILLQANRARSTADKLKTFLQLRPRHLMPDFPSIGEPRTGQSMGEHCEMMAQTWSIPRDEQDQLTQESHQKLAASYAEGWHNDLMTPFLGLTRDNNLRSDLTLEKLASLKPAFEKSAKGTLTAGNSTPLTDGASVVLLGSEDWAKERGLPILAYWRDGEAAAVDFVNGAEGLLMAPAYAVPRLLARNGLTLQDFDYYEIHEAFAAQVLCTLKAWEDPEFCKTRLGLDAPLGSIDRSRLNVKGSSLAVGHPFAATGARIVANLAKLLDAAGKGRGLISICAAGGQGVTAIIER from the coding sequence ATGACTCAGCTGCGCCGCGTCGCGATTATCGGTGGTAACCGTATCCCCTTTGCCCGGTCCAACGGGCCGTACGCCACTGCCAGTAACCAGGCGATGTTTACCGCAGCGCTGGAAGGCCTGATCGAGCGCTATAACCTGCACGGTGTGCGCATGGGGGAAGTGGCGGCTGGTGCGCTGCTCAAGTATTTGCGCGATTACGGCCTGACCCGCGAATGCGTGCTGGGCTCGCGGTTGTCGCCGATGACGCCGGCCTACGACATCCAGCAAGCCTGCGGCACGGGGCTGGAGGCGACGTTGTTGGTGGCGAACAAAATCGCCCTGGGCCAGATCGAATGTGGCATTGCCGGCGGCGTCGACACCGCCTCGGACGTACCGATCGGGGTCAACGAAAGCCTGCGCAAGATCCTCTTGCAAGCCAACCGCGCCCGAAGCACCGCCGACAAACTGAAAACTTTCCTGCAACTGCGTCCCCGCCACTTGATGCCCGACTTTCCAAGCATCGGCGAGCCGCGCACCGGCCAGTCGATGGGTGAACACTGTGAAATGATGGCTCAGACCTGGAGCATCCCGCGTGACGAGCAGGATCAGCTGACCCAGGAAAGCCATCAGAAGCTGGCCGCGTCCTACGCTGAAGGCTGGCACAACGATTTGATGACGCCGTTCCTCGGCTTGACCCGGGACAACAACCTGCGCTCGGACCTGACCCTGGAAAAACTGGCCTCACTGAAACCGGCCTTCGAGAAAAGCGCCAAGGGCACCCTGACCGCGGGCAACTCCACGCCACTCACCGATGGCGCATCGGTGGTGTTGCTGGGGAGTGAGGACTGGGCGAAAGAGCGCGGCTTGCCGATCCTCGCCTATTGGCGTGACGGCGAAGCGGCGGCGGTGGATTTCGTCAACGGAGCCGAAGGGCTGCTGATGGCGCCGGCTTATGCGGTGCCGCGTTTATTGGCGCGCAATGGCCTGACCTTGCAGGACTTCGATTACTACGAAATCCACGAAGCGTTCGCCGCGCAGGTGCTATGCACATTGAAGGCCTGGGAAGATCCAGAGTTCTGCAAAACCCGCCTCGGCCTCGACGCACCGTTGGGCTCCATCGACCGCAGCCGCCTCAACGTCAAGGGCAGCTCATTGGCCGTCGGGCATCCGTTTGCCGCCACCGGTGCGCGCATCGTCGCCAACCTGGCGAAGCTGCTGGACGCTGCGGGCAAGGGCCGAGGGTTGATCTCGATCTGCGCCGCCGGCGGGCAGGGTGTGACGGCGATTATCGAGCGTTGA
- a CDS encoding helix-turn-helix transcriptional regulator — MEHAPCISQIATLLADPKRSAMMWALMDGSARQTEELALLAGLSPSSASAHLGRLSAGGLLKVETRGRKRFFRLAAPEVGAAIEALASATLASAPPDIPEVFKRTSPIAKPQAAPSSLLRARLCDDHLGGTLAADLYQRLLDAGWIEQFDQRVMITHKGATQLAARGVFIQALAHRNSKVACACPDWSERRPHMGGSLGAALLQLFMQSGWLSLPNDSRALQITAAGQREIHRFAKETELEMAL; from the coding sequence ATGGAACATGCACCTTGCATCAGCCAGATCGCCACATTGCTGGCTGACCCAAAGCGCAGCGCAATGATGTGGGCATTGATGGACGGCTCGGCGCGGCAAACCGAAGAGCTGGCGTTGCTGGCCGGCCTGTCGCCGTCTTCGGCCAGTGCGCATTTAGGGCGTTTGTCCGCCGGAGGTCTGTTGAAAGTCGAAACCCGTGGACGCAAACGGTTTTTCCGGCTTGCCGCGCCCGAAGTCGGCGCCGCGATAGAGGCCCTGGCCAGCGCGACCCTGGCCAGTGCGCCTCCGGACATTCCAGAGGTTTTCAAACGCACGAGCCCTATCGCCAAACCTCAGGCGGCGCCTTCGTCATTGCTGCGGGCCAGGCTCTGCGATGACCATCTGGGCGGCACCCTGGCCGCTGACCTTTACCAGCGTCTGCTGGATGCTGGCTGGATCGAGCAATTCGATCAGCGGGTCATGATCACTCACAAGGGCGCCACACAATTGGCTGCACGTGGGGTATTCATCCAGGCGCTGGCTCATCGCAACAGCAAAGTCGCCTGCGCTTGCCCGGACTGGAGCGAAAGACGCCCGCACATGGGCGGTTCATTGGGCGCGGCATTGTTGCAGCTGTTCATGCAATCCGGCTGGTTGAGCCTGCCCAACGATTCGCGAGCGTTGCAGATCACCGCTGCGGGGCAACGGGAAATCCATCGTTTCGCCAAGGAAACCGAACTGGAAATGGCGCTTTAG
- the cueR gene encoding Cu(I)-responsive transcriptional regulator yields MNIGQAARQSGLSAKMIRYYESIGLLKAAHRTDSGYRVYGDDDLHTLAFIKRSRDLGFSLEEVGKLLTLWQDRQRASADVKALARQHIDELNQKIRELGQLRDTLQDLMDHCHGDHRPDCPILKELASGCCAEPVHS; encoded by the coding sequence ATGAACATTGGCCAAGCGGCCCGCCAGAGCGGTTTGAGCGCGAAGATGATTCGTTACTACGAATCCATCGGCCTGCTCAAGGCGGCCCATCGCACTGACAGTGGCTACCGGGTCTATGGCGACGATGATCTGCATACTCTGGCGTTCATCAAGCGCTCCCGGGATCTGGGCTTTTCACTGGAAGAGGTCGGCAAACTGTTGACCCTCTGGCAGGACCGTCAGCGCGCCAGTGCCGATGTGAAAGCCCTGGCCCGTCAGCACATCGACGAGCTGAACCAGAAGATTCGCGAACTCGGCCAACTGCGCGACACCCTGCAAGACCTGATGGATCATTGCCACGGCGACCACCGCCCGGACTGCCCGATCCTCAAGGAGCTGGCGTCGGGCTGCTGCGCCGAACCCGTCCATTCCTGA
- a CDS encoding putative quinol monooxygenase has protein sequence MSQPFTAIATLIAKAGQQDALEQHLRALLEPTRAEAGCSQYDLHQDLANPLAFYMIEHWSSDEALQAHDASAHIQNFRAKAGDFLEHFDLKRLRTVA, from the coding sequence ATGTCCCAGCCCTTTACTGCTATTGCCACCCTCATTGCTAAAGCCGGCCAGCAGGACGCCCTCGAACAGCATCTGCGTGCGCTGCTGGAGCCGACCCGCGCCGAAGCCGGTTGCAGTCAATACGACCTGCATCAAGACCTCGCCAATCCCCTGGCCTTTTACATGATCGAACACTGGAGCAGTGACGAGGCCCTGCAAGCCCATGACGCCAGCGCCCACATTCAGAACTTTCGCGCCAAGGCCGGCGACTTCCTCGAACACTTCGATCTCAAGCGCCTGCGCACCGTGGCTTGA
- a CDS encoding 3-oxoacyl-ACP reductase, with the protein MSDRYIDFANSSIGHRVVGALGLPSPVRLERWQAGRLRPVEGALLIGGGPLTEKISTLANRLTDTIYSYGTDPTLATAWIPGHGQKLKAVVFDASDLVQVDQLKQLREFFQPLMKNLDHHAHLVILGRAPETLSDPFAASTQRALEGFSRSLAKELRSGGTLQLIYVGEGAENQLEGPLRFFLSPKSAFISGQVIRLKACDTQVMDWTHPLSGRKALVTGAARGIGASIAETLARDGAEVILLDVPPAKNDLEALAARLGGRGITLDICAEDAATQLIEHLPDGIDIVVHNAGITRDKTLANMTPEFWDAVLAVNLNAPQVLTKALHDSGTLRDNGRVILLASISGIAGNRGQTNYAASKAGLIGLAQAWAPLLSERGISINAVAPGFIETQMTAHLPFGVREAGRRLSSLGQGGLPQDVAEAVAWLAQPGTGAFTGQALRICGQSVLGA; encoded by the coding sequence ATGTCTGACCGCTATATCGACTTCGCCAATTCGTCCATCGGCCATCGTGTGGTCGGTGCCCTGGGTCTACCGTCGCCGGTACGACTGGAACGCTGGCAAGCAGGCCGGTTGCGGCCTGTCGAGGGGGCGCTGTTGATTGGCGGTGGCCCGCTGACAGAAAAAATCAGCACCCTCGCCAACCGCCTGACCGACACGATTTACAGCTACGGTACCGATCCGACCCTGGCCACCGCGTGGATTCCCGGTCACGGCCAGAAACTCAAAGCCGTGGTGTTCGACGCCAGTGATCTGGTGCAGGTCGATCAGTTGAAACAGCTGCGCGAGTTTTTCCAGCCGCTGATGAAAAACCTCGATCACCATGCGCACCTGGTGATTCTTGGTCGGGCGCCGGAGACTTTGAGCGACCCGTTCGCCGCCAGCACCCAACGTGCCCTGGAAGGTTTCAGCCGTTCGCTGGCCAAAGAACTGCGCAGCGGCGGTACGTTGCAGTTGATCTATGTCGGCGAAGGTGCCGAAAATCAACTGGAAGGCCCATTGCGGTTTTTTCTCTCACCCAAAAGCGCCTTTATTTCCGGGCAAGTCATACGTTTGAAGGCGTGTGATACGCAGGTGATGGACTGGACTCACCCCTTGTCAGGGCGCAAGGCTCTGGTGACGGGCGCGGCTCGCGGCATCGGTGCCTCGATCGCCGAAACCCTGGCCCGCGACGGCGCCGAGGTGATCCTGCTCGACGTGCCACCGGCCAAGAACGATCTCGAGGCCCTGGCCGCACGCCTCGGCGGGCGCGGCATCACCCTGGACATCTGCGCCGAAGACGCCGCCACACAATTGATCGAACACCTGCCCGACGGCATCGACATCGTGGTTCACAACGCCGGCATCACGCGGGACAAAACCCTGGCCAACATGACCCCGGAATTCTGGGACGCGGTGCTGGCGGTCAACCTCAACGCGCCGCAAGTGCTGACCAAGGCTTTGCACGACAGCGGCACCTTGCGCGACAACGGTCGAGTGATCCTGCTGGCGTCCATCAGTGGCATCGCCGGCAATCGCGGGCAAACCAATTACGCCGCGAGCAAGGCCGGGTTGATTGGCCTAGCCCAGGCCTGGGCGCCGCTGCTGAGTGAGCGCGGCATCAGCATCAATGCCGTGGCGCCAGGGTTCATCGAAACCCAAATGACCGCGCATCTGCCCTTCGGCGTGCGCGAAGCCGGGCGACGCTTGAGTTCGCTGGGCCAGGGCGGCCTGCCACAAGACGTCGCCGAAGCCGTGGCCTGGCTGGCACAACCGGGCACCGGAGCCTTTACCGGGCAAGCGTTGCGCATTTGTGGGCAAAGCGTTTTGGGAGCCTGA
- a CDS encoding PA4780 family RIO1-like protein kinase, producing MKTPKRIEPLIEDGLVDEVLRPLMSGKEAAVYVVRCGNELRCAKVYKEANKRSFRQAAEYQEGRKVRNSRQARAMAKGSKFGKKETEDAWQNAEVAALFRLAGAGVRVPKPYDFLEGVLLMELVADEYGDAAPRLNDVVLEPDQAREYHTFLISQIVLMLCTGLVHGDLSEFNVLLTPTGPVIIDLPQAVDAAGNNHAFNMLERDVGNMASYFGRFAPELKRTKYAKEMWALYEAGTLHPASVLTGEFDEPEELADVGGIMREIEAARLDEERRQAVRAADDAPPSKTEEPPPPWMQ from the coding sequence ATGAAGACTCCAAAACGCATTGAACCCCTGATCGAGGACGGTCTGGTCGACGAGGTGCTGCGCCCACTCATGAGTGGTAAAGAAGCAGCTGTTTATGTGGTGCGCTGCGGCAACGAGCTGCGTTGTGCCAAGGTCTACAAGGAGGCGAATAAACGCAGTTTTCGTCAGGCGGCCGAGTATCAGGAAGGCCGTAAGGTGCGCAACAGCCGGCAGGCTCGAGCGATGGCCAAGGGCTCCAAGTTCGGCAAGAAAGAAACCGAAGACGCCTGGCAGAATGCCGAAGTGGCGGCGTTGTTCCGGCTGGCCGGTGCCGGTGTGCGCGTACCCAAGCCGTATGACTTCCTCGAAGGCGTGCTGCTGATGGAACTGGTGGCCGACGAGTACGGCGATGCCGCGCCGCGTCTGAACGATGTGGTGCTGGAGCCGGACCAGGCGCGCGAATATCACACGTTTCTGATTTCGCAAATCGTGCTGATGCTGTGTACCGGTCTGGTGCACGGTGACCTGTCCGAGTTCAACGTGCTACTGACGCCGACCGGCCCGGTCATCATCGACCTGCCGCAAGCGGTGGATGCGGCGGGCAACAACCACGCGTTCAACATGCTGGAGCGGGACGTGGGCAACATGGCGTCGTACTTCGGTCGCTTTGCGCCGGAGTTGAAACGCACCAAGTACGCCAAGGAAATGTGGGCATTGTACGAGGCTGGCACCTTGCACCCGGCCAGTGTGTTGACCGGCGAATTCGACGAGCCGGAAGAGCTGGCGGATGTTGGCGGGATCATGCGCGAGATCGAGGCGGCCCGTCTCGATGAAGAGCGTCGTCAAGCAGTTCGGGCGGCGGATGATGCGCCACCGAGCAAGACCGAAGAACCGCCTCCACCGTGGATGCAGTGA
- a CDS encoding heavy metal translocating P-type ATPase translates to MSESTTFDLPIAGMTCASCAGRVERALSKVLGATAVSVNLATEQARVQAPSDSLPALMEAVQQAGYSVPQQSLELSIDGMTCASCVGRVERALVKVPGVKSVSVNLANERAHLELLGQVDPQTLIGAVTKAGYSASVWEVEHPQIDHQQQRLHRERWALLAAIALALPLVLPMVLQPFGVHWMLPAWVQFALATPVQFIFGARFYVAAWKAVRAGAGNMDLLVALGTSAGYGLSVYEWATAAGRPPHLYFEASAVVIALVLLGKYLESRAKRQTASAIRALEALRPERAIQVIDGREQDVAISALRLNDLVMVKPGERFPVDGEVVEGQSHADEALISGESLPVPKQPGDKVTGGAINGEGRLLVRTLALGAETVLARIIRLVEDAQAAKAPIQKLVDKVSQVFVPAVLLIALATVIGWWLYGAPLETALINAVSVLVIACPCALGLATPTAIMAGTGVAARYGILIKDAEALERAHEVSAVVFDKTGTLTSGTPRIAHLSAIEGDETALLQIAGALQRGSEHPLAKAVLDACAERGVTVADVSDSQSLTGRGIAGNLDGRRLALGNRRLLEESGLSAGPLTDSANAWETEGRTLSWLIEQSPEPRVLGLFAFGDTLKPGALQAVQQLSARNISSHLLTGDNRGSAKVVAEALGISDVHAEVLPADKAATVAALKKTGVVAMVGDGINDAPALAAADIGIAMGGGTDVAMHAAGITLMRGDPRRVPAALEISRKTYAKIRQNLFWAFVYNLIGLPLAAFGFLNPVLAGAAMALSSVSVVSNALLLKTWKPKDLEDNR, encoded by the coding sequence ATGTCCGAATCCACCACCTTCGATCTGCCGATTGCCGGCATGACCTGTGCCAGTTGCGCCGGGCGTGTCGAGCGAGCCTTGAGCAAAGTTCTCGGCGCCACGGCCGTCAGCGTCAACCTGGCCACCGAACAGGCCCGGGTTCAAGCGCCCAGCGACAGCCTACCGGCCTTGATGGAAGCGGTGCAGCAGGCCGGTTACAGCGTGCCGCAGCAGAGCCTGGAATTGAGCATCGACGGCATGACTTGCGCGTCCTGCGTTGGCCGCGTCGAACGGGCACTGGTCAAGGTGCCGGGGGTGAAGAGCGTCAGCGTCAACCTGGCCAACGAGCGTGCGCACCTCGAACTGCTCGGCCAGGTCGATCCGCAGACCCTGATCGGCGCCGTGACCAAGGCCGGTTACTCCGCCAGCGTCTGGGAAGTCGAACACCCGCAAATCGATCATCAACAGCAACGATTGCACCGCGAACGTTGGGCTTTGCTGGCGGCCATCGCCCTCGCCTTGCCGCTGGTGCTGCCGATGGTGCTGCAACCTTTCGGCGTGCACTGGATGCTCCCGGCGTGGGTGCAGTTCGCGTTGGCGACGCCGGTGCAGTTCATCTTCGGCGCGCGCTTCTATGTCGCTGCGTGGAAAGCCGTGCGCGCCGGCGCCGGCAACATGGATTTGCTGGTAGCCCTGGGCACAAGTGCCGGCTACGGCTTGAGCGTTTACGAGTGGGCCACCGCTGCCGGCCGTCCGCCGCACCTGTATTTCGAAGCCTCGGCGGTGGTGATCGCTCTGGTGCTGCTGGGCAAATACCTGGAAAGCCGCGCCAAGCGCCAGACCGCCAGCGCCATTCGCGCTCTGGAAGCCTTGCGTCCGGAGCGAGCCATTCAGGTGATCGATGGCCGCGAGCAGGACGTTGCGATCAGCGCTTTGCGCCTCAACGATCTGGTCATGGTCAAACCCGGCGAACGCTTCCCGGTGGATGGCGAAGTGGTGGAAGGCCAGAGCCACGCCGATGAAGCACTGATCAGCGGCGAGAGCCTGCCAGTACCGAAACAGCCGGGCGACAAGGTCACCGGCGGCGCCATCAATGGCGAAGGTCGGTTGCTGGTGCGGACCTTGGCGCTTGGCGCAGAAACCGTGCTGGCGCGGATCATCCGCCTGGTCGAAGACGCGCAGGCGGCGAAAGCGCCGATCCAGAAACTGGTGGATAAAGTCAGCCAGGTGTTCGTGCCGGCGGTGCTGCTGATCGCGCTGGCGACCGTGATCGGTTGGTGGCTGTACGGCGCGCCACTGGAAACCGCATTGATCAACGCCGTCTCGGTATTGGTGATCGCCTGCCCTTGTGCACTCGGGCTGGCCACGCCGACGGCAATCATGGCCGGCACCGGTGTGGCGGCGCGCTATGGGATTCTGATCAAGGACGCCGAAGCCCTGGAGCGCGCCCATGAAGTCAGCGCCGTGGTGTTCGACAAGACCGGCACGTTGACTTCGGGGACGCCGCGCATCGCGCATTTGAGTGCCATAGAGGGTGATGAAACTGCCTTGCTGCAAATTGCCGGGGCACTACAACGCGGTAGCGAGCACCCGCTGGCCAAGGCTGTACTGGATGCCTGCGCCGAGCGCGGTGTGACCGTGGCCGATGTCAGCGACAGTCAATCGCTGACCGGGCGCGGCATTGCCGGCAATCTCGATGGTCGGCGATTGGCTTTGGGCAATCGACGTCTGCTGGAAGAAAGTGGCCTGAGCGCCGGGCCATTGACTGACTCCGCAAACGCTTGGGAAACCGAGGGCCGGACCTTGTCCTGGCTGATCGAACAAAGCCCCGAACCTCGGGTACTCGGCCTGTTCGCCTTCGGTGACACGCTCAAACCCGGTGCCTTGCAAGCAGTGCAACAGCTGAGCGCACGGAACATTAGCAGCCACTTGCTGACCGGCGATAACCGCGGCAGCGCCAAAGTGGTCGCCGAGGCGCTGGGCATCAGCGATGTCCACGCCGAAGTACTGCCGGCGGACAAAGCCGCCACCGTCGCCGCATTGAAAAAAACCGGTGTGGTGGCAATGGTCGGCGATGGCATCAACGACGCACCGGCCCTTGCCGCGGCAGACATCGGCATCGCCATGGGCGGCGGCACCGACGTCGCCATGCACGCGGCCGGAATCACCCTGATGCGCGGCGATCCACGGCGGGTGCCGGCGGCGCTGGAGATCAGCCGCAAGACTTACGCGAAGATTCGCCAAAACCTGTTTTGGGCCTTCGTCTATAACCTGATCGGCCTGCCACTGGCCGCGTTCGGCTTCCTCAACCCGGTGCTGGCCGGCGCGGCCATGGCGCTGTCGAGCGTTAGCGTGGTGAGCAATGCGTTACTGTTGAAAACCTGGAAACCCAAAGACCTGGAGGACAATCGATGA
- a CDS encoding methyl-accepting chemotaxis protein, with translation MAEAAGRQREAVDMVSTAFHEMVATANEVARSCSQAAESADSGQRQAREGQQQIDAAVTSVDRLSQEIEQSAQSMQQLERDSNDIQSILGTIRSIAEQTNLLALNAAIEAARAGEQGRGFAVVADEVRALAKRTADSTAEIDGLLGNLAKRTSQVTQQMHASLEVSQQSVTRIGEARSSFGQIRESVDVIRDMNTQIATAAEEQHQVAEDINRHISQIHGDAQLVAELANSARLDSQSLAGLSNELDGLVRRFRT, from the coding sequence ATGGCCGAAGCCGCCGGGCGCCAGCGTGAAGCAGTGGACATGGTGTCCACGGCGTTCCATGAAATGGTCGCCACTGCCAACGAAGTCGCGCGCTCTTGCAGCCAGGCCGCCGAGTCGGCCGACAGCGGCCAGCGCCAGGCGCGCGAAGGTCAGCAGCAGATTGATGCAGCCGTTACTAGCGTTGATCGCTTGAGCCAGGAAATCGAGCAGTCAGCGCAGTCGATGCAACAGCTTGAGCGTGACAGCAATGACATTCAGTCGATTCTGGGGACCATTCGCTCCATTGCCGAACAGACCAACCTGTTGGCACTGAACGCCGCCATCGAAGCGGCCCGGGCGGGTGAACAGGGTCGCGGTTTTGCGGTGGTGGCGGATGAAGTTCGCGCCCTGGCCAAACGGACGGCCGATTCCACGGCGGAAATCGACGGGCTGCTGGGCAACCTGGCCAAACGCACCAGCCAGGTGACGCAGCAAATGCATGCGAGCCTGGAAGTGTCTCAGCAATCGGTGACCCGCATTGGCGAAGCGCGCAGCAGCTTCGGGCAGATTCGTGAGTCGGTGGATGTGATTCGCGACATGAACACTCAGATCGCCACGGCGGCTGAGGAACAGCATCAAGTGGCTGAAGACATCAATCGCCACATCAGCCAGATTCATGGCGATGCGCAGTTGGTGGCGGAACTGGCGAACTCGGCGCGGCTGGATTCTCAGAGCCTGGCGGGGTTGTCGAATGAGCTGGACGGGTTGGTTCGGCGGTTTAGAACCTGA